In Geminocystis sp. NIES-3709, a single genomic region encodes these proteins:
- a CDS encoding AAA family ATPase, with the protein MNHFGQEFSLLLRACYPLIYIPTQEEERVEKAIAQIGKNVNNRNIYTWDFVEGYQDNPNNANLGRRNPLQALEFIEKLPSNTPGIFILRDFQRFLEDISISRKLRNLARTLKAQPKNIIIVAPEINLPTELKEVFTIVEFALPQAEEIKTEIQRLSASTGQFLTDQFLAELVRSAQGLSLERIRRVLTRAIAQNGKLEGEDVELILEEKKQSIRQTQILDYYPAKEQISDIGGLDNLKEWLLRRGGAFSESARAYGLPYPRGLLLVGIQGTGKSLTAKAIAHHWHLPLLRLDVGRLFGGLVGESESRTRQMITLAEALSPCILWIDEIDKSFTGVDGKGDSGTASRVFGTFITWLAEKESPVFVVATANNIQNLPAEMLRKGRFDEIFFVGLPSQDERESIFNVHLTRLRPHNLSSYDTKRLAYETPEFSGAEIEQTIIEAMHLGFSQNRDFTTEDILSAASQIIPLARTAKEQIEFLQNWATSGKARLASRNQLRLT; encoded by the coding sequence ATGAATCATTTTGGTCAAGAATTTTCACTATTATTAAGGGCGTGTTATCCTCTTATTTATATCCCCACCCAAGAAGAAGAAAGAGTTGAGAAAGCGATCGCACAAATAGGGAAAAATGTGAATAATCGTAATATCTATACATGGGATTTTGTCGAAGGTTATCAGGATAATCCTAATAATGCTAACTTAGGACGGCGTAATCCTTTACAAGCCCTAGAATTTATCGAAAAATTACCAAGTAACACCCCAGGAATTTTCATTTTAAGGGATTTTCAGCGATTTTTAGAAGATATATCTATTTCTCGTAAATTGCGTAATTTAGCTCGAACCTTGAAAGCACAACCGAAAAATATTATTATCGTTGCCCCCGAAATTAATCTTCCCACAGAGTTAAAAGAAGTATTTACTATTGTCGAGTTTGCTTTACCTCAAGCTGAGGAAATTAAAACAGAAATTCAACGACTATCCGCCTCTACAGGACAGTTTCTCACAGATCAATTTTTGGCTGAATTAGTTAGATCCGCTCAAGGATTATCCCTAGAACGCATTAGAAGGGTTTTAACAAGAGCGATCGCTCAAAATGGAAAATTAGAAGGAGAAGACGTAGAACTGATATTAGAAGAAAAAAAACAGTCCATAAGACAAACACAAATCCTTGACTACTACCCTGCTAAAGAACAAATTTCTGACATTGGCGGTTTAGATAATCTCAAGGAGTGGTTATTAAGACGGGGTGGGGCTTTCAGTGAATCAGCAAGAGCTTACGGGCTACCTTATCCTAGAGGATTACTATTAGTTGGTATTCAAGGTACAGGAAAATCTTTGACGGCAAAAGCGATCGCACACCATTGGCACTTACCATTACTACGATTAGACGTGGGACGATTATTTGGAGGATTAGTCGGAGAATCAGAATCCCGAACCCGTCAAATGATTACCTTAGCAGAGGCTTTATCTCCTTGTATTTTGTGGATTGATGAGATAGATAAAAGTTTTACTGGTGTTGATGGCAAAGGAGATTCTGGTACAGCAAGTAGAGTATTTGGCACATTTATTACATGGTTAGCCGAAAAAGAAAGTCCAGTTTTTGTGGTAGCCACTGCGAATAATATTCAAAATTTACCGGCAGAAATGTTGAGAAAAGGAAGATTTGATGAAATCTTTTTTGTGGGATTGCCCAGTCAAGACGAAAGAGAATCAATTTTTAATGTTCATTTAACAAGATTACGTCCCCATAATTTAAGTAGCTATGACACTAAACGATTAGCTTATGAAACCCCCGAATTTTCTGGAGCGGAAATTGAGCAAACAATCATTGAAGCTATGCACTTAGGTTTTAGTCAAAATAGAGACTTTACCACCGAAGATATATTAAGTGCGGCTAGTCAAATTATACCCTTAGCTCGTACTGCGAAAGAGCAAATTGAGTTTTTACAAAATTGGGCAACATCAGGAAAAGCTCGTTTAGCCTCTCGTAATCAATTAAGGTTAACATAA
- a CDS encoding methionine gamma-lyase family protein: protein MNIDLLIEEAEKKLIPTFTQIDRQVKQHLQKILTAFQDHRVGVHHFSSVSGYGHDDLGREVLDKIFAQIFNAESAAVRVQFVSGTHAIAACLYGVLRPGDEMLAVAGHPYDTLEEVIGVRSEGQGSLQEFGISYRELDLTSEGCIDWDGLDRAIKPETKLVLIQRSCGYSWRQSLSVADIQRIVKVVKQQNPDTVCFVDNCYGEFIENLEPTAVGVDLMAGSLIKNPGGTIVTAGGYVAGREDLVEKACCRLTAPGIGSSGGATFDQNRLLFQGLFLAPQMVAEAVKGSHIIALVFSELGYEVNPLPFVPRRDIIQGIKLGNPKKLVAFCRSIQRNSPVGSYLDPVPAPMPGYESNLVMAGGTFIDGSTSEFSADGPLREPYIVFCQGGTHWTHTSIAISEAIKAIINLSES from the coding sequence ATGAATATCGATTTATTAATAGAAGAAGCAGAAAAAAAACTTATACCAACTTTCACTCAAATCGATCGACAAGTTAAACAACATTTGCAAAAAATTCTTACAGCTTTTCAAGATCATCGAGTAGGAGTTCATCATTTTTCTAGTGTTAGTGGTTATGGTCATGATGACTTAGGTAGAGAAGTTTTAGACAAGATTTTCGCTCAAATTTTTAATGCCGAAAGTGCGGCGGTTAGAGTTCAATTTGTTTCGGGAACTCATGCGATCGCTGCCTGTCTATATGGAGTATTACGCCCTGGAGATGAAATGTTAGCAGTGGCAGGACATCCTTACGATACCTTAGAAGAAGTGATTGGAGTACGAAGCGAGGGACAAGGTTCACTACAAGAATTTGGAATTAGTTATCGAGAGTTAGATTTAACTTCAGAAGGGTGCATTGATTGGGATGGTTTAGATAGGGCGATTAAACCTGAAACAAAATTAGTTTTAATTCAACGATCGTGCGGTTATTCGTGGCGACAGAGCCTGAGCGTGGCAGATATTCAGCGAATTGTCAAGGTTGTTAAACAACAAAATCCTGACACCGTGTGTTTTGTTGATAACTGCTATGGAGAATTTATCGAAAATCTTGAACCAACAGCTGTAGGAGTTGATTTAATGGCAGGATCATTAATTAAAAATCCGGGGGGTACAATTGTTACCGCAGGAGGTTATGTGGCAGGAAGAGAAGACTTAGTGGAAAAAGCCTGTTGTCGTCTTACCGCCCCCGGTATCGGTAGCAGTGGAGGGGCAACTTTTGATCAAAATCGTCTCCTGTTTCAAGGTTTATTTTTAGCACCTCAGATGGTAGCAGAAGCAGTGAAAGGTAGTCATATCATCGCTTTGGTATTTTCTGAGTTAGGTTATGAAGTCAATCCCTTACCTTTTGTACCTCGTCGAGACATTATCCAAGGAATAAAACTCGGTAATCCTAAAAAATTGGTAGCCTTTTGTCGATCGATTCAACGTAACTCTCCTGTAGGATCATATCTTGATCCTGTACCTGCACCTATGCCGGGATATGAGAGTAATTTAGTTATGGCTGGGGGGACTTTTATTGACGGTAGTACATCTGAATTTTCTGCCGATGGACCTTTACGAGAACCCTATATTGTATTTTGTCAGGGAGGTACTCATTGGACACATACTTCGATCGCTATTTCTGAAGCCATTAAGGCAATTATAAACCTAAGTGAATCATAA
- a CDS encoding aldo/keto reductase, giving the protein METRQLGNSNLYITPIIMGTWQAGKRMWVGIEDSDSIKAIREAFESGITTIDTAEVYGEGHSERIVGQALKDVRDQVIYATKVFANHLKYDQVLTACHHSLKNLQTDYIDLYQIHWPSGSWNSEIVPIEETMKALNDLKQEGKIRAIGVSNFSREQLAEALQYGNIESIQPPYSLLWRGVEKEIQPYCVKHNISIIAYSSLAQGILTGKFGTKPSFAEGDHRKDHRLFQSPHWERVQTALSQLEPIANKYNCTLGQLSIAWLIRQPKTNAIIGARNSQQVKQNSQAMEVNLTQEDVMKISDISYEVTKHLDNNPVMWNFE; this is encoded by the coding sequence ATGGAAACAAGACAACTAGGAAACTCAAATCTTTATATCACACCCATAATAATGGGTACATGGCAAGCGGGAAAAAGAATGTGGGTAGGTATTGAGGATAGTGATAGTATTAAGGCGATTCGAGAGGCTTTTGAATCTGGGATCACTACGATCGACACCGCCGAAGTATATGGAGAAGGACATTCAGAAAGAATTGTTGGACAAGCCTTAAAAGATGTTAGAGATCAAGTTATCTACGCTACCAAAGTTTTTGCTAATCATCTAAAATATGATCAAGTCCTTACTGCCTGTCATCATTCTTTAAAAAATCTTCAAACGGATTATATTGATTTATACCAAATTCATTGGCCTTCAGGAAGTTGGAATAGTGAGATTGTACCCATTGAAGAAACCATGAAGGCGTTAAACGATTTGAAACAAGAAGGAAAAATTAGAGCAATAGGAGTTTCTAACTTTTCCCGTGAACAATTGGCAGAAGCATTGCAGTATGGAAATATCGAGAGTATTCAACCCCCTTATTCTTTATTGTGGCGTGGAGTAGAAAAAGAAATCCAACCTTATTGTGTAAAGCATAATATTTCAATTATAGCTTATTCTTCCCTTGCTCAAGGCATTTTAACGGGAAAATTTGGCACTAAACCTAGTTTCGCTGAAGGTGATCATCGTAAAGATCATCGTTTATTTCAATCTCCCCATTGGGAAAGAGTACAAACAGCTTTAAGTCAATTAGAACCTATCGCAAATAAATATAATTGTACATTAGGTCAGTTATCGATCGCATGGTTAATTCGACAACCAAAAACTAATGCAATTATAGGGGCTAGAAACTCACAACAAGTTAAACAAAATAGTCAAGCGATGGAAGTTAATTTAACACAGGAAGATGTAATGAAAATTAGTGACATCAGTTATGAAGTTACAAAACATTTAGACAACAACCCTGTTATGTGGAATTTTGAATAA
- a CDS encoding pitrilysin family protein, giving the protein MIFSIDRNTQSQPSCRYDLNVISFSNGLTLVHQEIPSSSVVVADVWINAGVTTEPESWSGISHFLEHMIFKGTKNILPGDFDYIVESTGGCANAATSYDYTHFFLTTASQYLPDTLPYLAEIILQAEIPDEEFYIERDVVLEELRSSYDDYDWIILQTIANTIYQNHPYRRSVLGEEPLLLQNTPNQMRCYHKTYYQPENMTVVLVGNIDKDSSISLVENCFQDFAVRSECPNIYFDSEPPIIDIRRKELFLPRLEQSRLIMGWMGPGIENLEGAIALDMLSLILSGGRTSRLVRKLREEEHLVLDISCDFSLQKYSSLFTISAYLSENNIEQIENIIRNQIYQLQKEPVTPNELKNCQRSLCHDYIFSTETPEQLAGLYGYYQILKKANLALKYPHIVKQLTAEKLQSYASQYLSPEYYAVCEVKSC; this is encoded by the coding sequence ATGATATTTTCAATCGATCGCAATACTCAAAGTCAACCATCTTGTCGTTATGATCTTAACGTAATTTCTTTTTCTAATGGATTAACTTTGGTTCATCAGGAAATCCCCTCTAGTTCCGTTGTTGTTGCAGATGTATGGATAAATGCTGGTGTCACTACTGAGCCAGAATCTTGGTCTGGTATTTCTCATTTCTTAGAACATATGATCTTTAAGGGAACGAAGAATATCTTACCCGGTGATTTCGACTATATTGTGGAAAGTACAGGAGGATGTGCTAATGCCGCTACAAGTTATGATTATACCCACTTTTTTCTGACTACAGCTTCTCAATATTTGCCCGATACCTTACCCTATTTAGCAGAAATTATATTACAAGCAGAAATTCCTGATGAAGAATTTTATATTGAACGGGATGTAGTATTAGAAGAACTTCGATCGAGCTATGATGATTATGACTGGATTATTTTGCAAACCATCGCTAACACTATTTATCAAAATCATCCTTATCGACGATCGGTATTAGGAGAAGAACCTCTATTGTTACAAAATACCCCTAACCAAATGCGGTGTTATCACAAAACCTATTATCAACCTGAAAATATGACGGTAGTCTTGGTTGGCAACATTGATAAAGATAGTTCTATCTCTCTTGTGGAAAACTGTTTCCAAGATTTTGCGGTACGATCAGAATGTCCTAATATTTATTTTGACAGTGAACCTCCTATCATTGATATTCGTCGTAAGGAATTATTTTTGCCCAGATTAGAACAGTCTAGGCTAATTATGGGATGGATGGGGCCAGGTATTGAAAATTTAGAAGGTGCGATCGCGCTTGATATGTTATCCTTGATTTTGAGTGGTGGTAGAACTTCAAGGCTAGTTAGAAAATTAAGGGAAGAAGAACATTTAGTATTAGATATTAGTTGTGATTTTTCTTTACAAAAATATTCTAGTTTATTTACTATTTCAGCTTATTTATCAGAGAATAATATTGAACAAATAGAGAACATTATTAGAAATCAAATTTATCAATTACAAAAAGAGCCTGTTACTCCTAATGAATTGAAAAATTGTCAACGATCGTTATGTCATGATTATATTTTCTCTACTGAAACTCCCGAACAATTAGCTGGATTATACGGTTATTATCAAATACTCAAAAAAGCAAATTTAGCCCTTAAATATCCACATATAGTGAAGCAATTAACGGCTGAAAAATTACAGTCTTATGCTTCCCAATATCTCTCTCCTGAATATTATGCCGTATGTGAAGTTAAATCCTGTTAA
- the purL gene encoding phosphoribosylformylglycinamidine synthase subunit PurL, whose protein sequence is MSAPFTPQEIASEGIKPAEYEDIVKRLGRHPNKAELGMFGVMWSEHCCYKNSKPLLSEFPTVGDRILVGPGENAGVVDFGNGLRVAFKIESHNHPSAIEPFQGAATGVGGILRDIFTMGARPIAILNSLRFGNLDNPHTKRIFKGVVEGISHYGNCVGVPTVGGEVYFNSAYSGNPLVNAMAIGLMETDDIVKSGASGIGNPVLYVGSTTGRDGMGGASFASAELTDESMDDRPAVQVGDPFLEKSLIEACLEAFKTGAVVAAQDMGAAGITCSTSEMAAKGGVGIELDLDKIPAREKGMIPYEYLLSESQERMLFVAAKGREQELIDIFERWGLHAVVAGTVIDEAIVRILHQGKVAAEVPSTALADNTPIYHHEVLTNPPEYAVKAWAWTEQDLPNIEKNGVNGQNWEQILLTLLDTPTIASKRWIYRQYDHQVQNNTVMLPGGADAAIIRVRPVNGKPELAKTGIGATTDCNPRYVYLEPNLGAKLAVAEAARNLSCVGAEPIAITDNLNFGSPEKPIGYWQLYHACQGISEACKEFKTPVTGGNVSLYNETIDSEGNPQPIYPTPVIGMVGLIADINKICGQGWQKEEDLIYLLGKFNPKLGASEYLATIHNTVAGKPPELDYELEKQVQEACRDGIRQGFVKSAHDVTEGGIAVALAESCISGKLGCEVNLPEINARLDNVLFGELASLIIVSISPENKAQWESLLTQKLDNNWQQIGEVKSQVLSINNLINLDVKTITDTWANAIENRL, encoded by the coding sequence ATGTCCGCACCCTTTACTCCTCAAGAAATCGCCTCCGAAGGCATTAAACCTGCTGAATATGAAGACATCGTTAAAAGATTAGGCAGACATCCCAATAAAGCCGAGTTAGGTATGTTTGGGGTAATGTGGTCAGAACATTGTTGTTATAAAAACTCAAAACCTTTACTGTCAGAGTTTCCCACTGTCGGCGATCGAATATTAGTCGGGCCAGGAGAAAATGCAGGAGTTGTGGATTTTGGTAACGGTTTAAGGGTAGCTTTTAAAATAGAATCCCATAATCATCCTAGCGCGATCGAACCCTTTCAAGGTGCGGCCACAGGCGTAGGAGGCATTTTAAGAGATATATTCACTATGGGAGCACGCCCCATCGCTATTTTAAACTCATTGCGCTTCGGAAATTTAGATAATCCTCATACCAAGAGAATATTTAAAGGAGTTGTAGAAGGTATATCACATTATGGTAATTGCGTCGGCGTACCCACTGTTGGCGGTGAAGTTTATTTCAACTCCGCTTACAGTGGCAATCCCCTCGTTAATGCAATGGCGATCGGACTTATGGAAACTGATGATATAGTAAAATCAGGAGCTTCAGGAATTGGTAATCCTGTACTGTATGTAGGATCGACGACAGGTAGAGACGGTATGGGAGGAGCTAGTTTTGCTAGTGCTGAATTGACGGATGAATCTATGGATGATCGTCCTGCAGTACAAGTAGGTGATCCTTTCCTCGAAAAATCCTTGATAGAAGCCTGTTTGGAAGCCTTTAAAACAGGTGCAGTAGTAGCGGCACAAGACATGGGAGCGGCAGGTATTACTTGCTCAACCTCAGAGATGGCGGCAAAAGGTGGCGTTGGAATAGAGTTAGACTTAGATAAAATACCCGCTCGTGAAAAAGGTATGATACCCTATGAGTATCTCTTGTCAGAATCTCAAGAAAGAATGCTCTTTGTAGCAGCAAAAGGAAGGGAACAAGAATTAATCGATATATTTGAACGGTGGGGACTTCATGCAGTAGTAGCTGGTACTGTCATAGATGAGGCTATTGTCAGAATTTTACATCAAGGAAAAGTTGCGGCGGAAGTTCCATCAACAGCTTTAGCAGATAATACGCCAATTTATCACCACGAAGTCTTGACAAATCCTCCAGAATATGCAGTTAAAGCATGGGCATGGACAGAACAAGATTTACCAAATATCGAGAAAAATGGTGTAAATGGGCAAAATTGGGAGCAAATTTTGTTAACTTTATTAGATACTCCTACAATTGCCTCAAAACGATGGATTTATCGACAATATGATCACCAAGTGCAAAATAATACTGTCATGCTTCCGGGCGGAGCAGACGCCGCCATTATTCGAGTGCGCCCTGTTAACGGGAAACCAGAGTTAGCCAAAACAGGTATTGGCGCTACAACGGATTGTAACCCTCGTTATGTCTATTTAGAGCCAAATTTGGGAGCAAAATTAGCCGTTGCTGAAGCCGCCCGTAATTTGAGTTGTGTTGGTGCTGAACCTATTGCCATTACTGATAATCTTAACTTTGGAAGTCCTGAAAAACCGATCGGTTACTGGCAGTTATATCATGCCTGTCAAGGAATTTCTGAGGCGTGTAAAGAGTTTAAAACCCCTGTTACGGGGGGTAATGTATCATTGTATAACGAGACGATCGATAGTGAAGGCAATCCTCAACCCATTTACCCGACTCCTGTTATTGGCATGGTAGGTTTAATTGCCGACATCAACAAAATTTGTGGGCAGGGTTGGCAAAAAGAAGAAGATTTGATTTATCTATTGGGTAAATTTAATCCTAAATTAGGAGCATCTGAATATTTAGCGACAATTCATAATACTGTTGCCGGAAAACCTCCTGAGTTAGATTATGAGTTAGAAAAACAAGTGCAAGAGGCTTGTCGTGATGGCATTCGTCAAGGTTTCGTTAAATCTGCCCATGATGTTACCGAAGGAGGAATTGCTGTTGCTTTAGCAGAATCTTGTATCAGTGGCAAGTTAGGTTGTGAAGTGAATTTACCTGAAATTAATGCCCGTCTTGATAATGTTTTATTCGGTGAGTTAGCTAGTTTAATTATAGTGTCAATTTCTCCAGAAAATAAAGCCCAATGGGAAAGTTTATTAACACAAAAGTTAGACAATAATTGGCAACAAATAGGGGAAGTAAAATCTCAAGTTTTAAGTATTAATAATCTCATCAATTTAGATGTTAAAACGATTACTGATACTTGGGCAAATGCGATCGAGAATAGACTTTAA
- a CDS encoding DUF29 domain-containing protein — protein sequence MQSLKKVNLKDLYNEDYLAWYEVTLEQIKRKNITDLDLDSLKEVLENLVRDIKRSGESYLKQIIIHLLLIEYWDSEKINHRHWAAEITNFRDELETDMTNNLRKHLEKERENIYKKSVKYVLIKTGLNKKIFPNQCPYTLVQLLDDNWFPHNIDLTKFYP from the coding sequence ATGCAATCTTTAAAGAAAGTAAATTTAAAAGACTTATATAATGAAGATTATTTGGCATGGTATGAAGTTACTTTAGAGCAAATAAAACGAAAAAATATAACTGATTTAGATTTAGATAGTTTGAAAGAGGTATTAGAAAATTTGGTTAGGGATATTAAACGGAGTGGGGAAAGTTACTTAAAACAAATTATTATTCATTTACTATTAATTGAATATTGGGATTCAGAAAAAATTAATCATCGTCATTGGGCGGCAGAAATTACTAATTTTCGAGATGAATTAGAAACGGATATGACTAATAATTTACGGAAACATCTTGAGAAGGAAAGAGAGAACATTTACAAAAAATCTGTTAAATATGTATTGATTAAAACAGGTTTAAATAAAAAGATTTTCCCTAATCAATGCCCTTATACTTTAGTTCAGTTATTAGATGATAATTGGTTTCCTCATAATATAGATTTAACTAAATTTTATCCATAG
- a CDS encoding pitrilysin family protein — translation MKIKLHKISQWLAFSLVTIFLIISSHQGVLADVTRSYKDLQYPPLPEIKLPEYQRYQLKNGMVVYLMEDHQLPLISGSAIVRTGSRFEPSNQVGLAELTGSLMRLGGTKNHPPDQLNTILEQKAASIETSIGDTSGSASFSSLSYDFDMVFPLFAEVLQSPAFDNQQFELQKTGARGAIARRNDNPRDIARREFDKLIYGESSPYARTVEYETLNNISREDLINFYSKYVRPENIILGIVGDFEPEEMKVTIEKTFDNWVVSTSSPNLETTSPQQKNTNGIFIADQPQLTQSNILLGHLGGKLKDANYPTLSVINGVLNGFGGRLYNEIRSRQGLAYSVYGIWSANYDFPGVFIAGGQTKTETTGQFIKSMISEIDRLRRESITEDELNYAKDSILNSFVFQFQNPTQTLSRLMTYEYYGYPADFIFDYQKAIKNTTVSNVLTTAQEYLTPDKIVTLIVGNQDNIKSQLTNLNQPIKTVDISIDKQSNSKL, via the coding sequence ATGAAAATTAAATTACATAAAATTTCCCAATGGTTAGCATTTAGTCTTGTTACTATTTTTCTTATTATTAGCAGTCATCAAGGGGTTTTAGCGGATGTAACTCGTAGTTATAAAGATTTACAATATCCTCCTCTGCCAGAAATTAAACTCCCTGAATACCAGAGGTATCAATTAAAAAATGGTATGGTGGTTTATCTTATGGAAGATCATCAATTACCCTTAATTAGTGGTAGTGCGATCGTGCGTACTGGTTCAAGATTTGAGCCATCTAATCAAGTTGGTTTAGCTGAATTAACGGGAAGTTTGATGCGATTGGGAGGTACTAAAAATCATCCTCCAGATCAATTAAATACTATTCTCGAACAAAAAGCGGCATCGATCGAAACTTCTATCGGAGATACTTCTGGCAGTGCTAGTTTTTCTTCTCTTAGTTATGATTTTGATATGGTTTTTCCTCTTTTTGCGGAAGTCTTACAATCTCCAGCTTTCGATAATCAACAATTTGAACTACAAAAAACCGGAGCTAGAGGTGCGATCGCCAGAAGAAATGATAATCCCAGAGATATTGCTAGACGAGAATTTGATAAACTAATTTATGGTGAAAGTAGTCCTTATGCTCGTACTGTAGAATATGAAACTCTCAATAATATTAGTCGGGAAGATTTAATTAATTTTTATAGTAAATATGTTCGTCCTGAAAACATTATTTTAGGAATAGTAGGAGATTTTGAACCCGAAGAAATGAAAGTAACCATCGAAAAAACTTTCGATAACTGGGTTGTTTCGACTTCATCACCTAATCTCGAAACCACTTCTCCTCAACAAAAAAATACTAATGGTATATTTATTGCAGATCAACCACAACTAACTCAAAGTAATATTTTATTAGGGCATTTAGGAGGTAAATTAAAGGATGCAAACTATCCTACTCTTAGTGTTATTAATGGGGTTTTAAATGGTTTTGGAGGAAGACTTTATAATGAAATCAGATCTCGTCAAGGATTAGCTTACTCTGTGTATGGTATTTGGAGTGCTAATTATGATTTTCCCGGTGTCTTTATTGCCGGTGGGCAAACTAAAACGGAAACGACAGGACAGTTTATCAAATCTATGATCTCAGAAATTGATCGTTTGCGCAGAGAATCGATTACTGAAGATGAGTTAAACTACGCTAAAGATTCTATCCTTAACTCCTTTGTTTTTCAATTTCAAAATCCTACTCAAACTTTATCTCGATTGATGACTTATGAGTATTATGGTTATCCTGCCGATTTTATTTTTGACTATCAAAAAGCTATAAAAAATACAACTGTTAGTAATGTTTTAACCACTGCTCAGGAATATTTAACGCCTGATAAAATTGTTACTTTAATTGTGGGAAATCAAGATAATATTAAAAGTCAATTGACTAACTTAAATCAACCTATTAAAACTGTAGATATTTCGATCGATAAACAGAGCAATTCTAAATTGTAA